A window of Gavia stellata isolate bGavSte3 chromosome 21, bGavSte3.hap2, whole genome shotgun sequence contains these coding sequences:
- the VPS33A gene encoding vacuolar protein sorting-associated protein 33A isoform X1: protein MAAHLSSGRVNLTALREAGRRELREFLDKCAGSKAIVWDEYLTGPFGLIAQYSLLKEHEVEKMFTLKPGRLPQADVKNVIFFVRPKLELMDIVTDNVLREDRGRSPQRDFHILFVPRRSLLCEQWLKEQGVLGSFIHREQYSLDLIPFDGDLLSMESESAFKECYLESDQTSLYHAAKGLMTLQALYGTIPQIFGKGECARHVANMMIRMKREFPGSQNSIFPVFDTLLLLDRNVDLLTPLATQLTYEGLIDEIYGIQNTYVKLPPEKFAPKKQGEGGKDLPTEPKKLQLNSAEELYAEIRDKNFNAVGSVLSKKAKIISAAFEERHHAKTVGEIKQFVSQLPHMQAARSSLANHTSIAELIKDITTSEDFFDNLTVEQEFMSGIDTDKVNNYIEDCIAQKHPLIKILRLVCLQSVCNSGLKQKVLDHYKREILQTYGYEHILTLNNLEKAGLLKPQTSGRNNYPTIRKTLRLWMDDVNEQNPNDISYVYSGYAPLSVRLAQLLARPGWRSIEEVLKMLPGPHFEERQQLPTGLQKKRQHGENRVTLVFFLGGVTYAEIAALRFLSQMEDGGTEYVIATTKLINGTSWIKSLMEKLEPAPF, encoded by the exons aTGGCGGCGCACCTGAGCTCGGGGCGCGTCAACCTGACGGCGCTGCGCGAGGCCGGGCGGAGGGAGCTCCGCGAGTTCCTCGACAAGTGCGCGGGCTCCAAG GCGATCGTCTGGGACGAGTACCTGACCGGGCCCTTCGGGCTGATCGCCCAGTACTCGCTGCTGAAG GAACACGAGGTGGAGAAGATGTTCACGCTGAAGCCGGGCCGCCTGCCGCAGGCCGACGTCAAGAACGTCATCTTCTTCGTTAGGCCCAAGTTGGAGCTGATGGACATCGTCACGGACAACGTGCTCAG GGAAGACAGAGGCCGCTCTCCCCAGAGGGATTTCCACATCCTCTTTGTGCCGCGCCGCAGCCTGCTCTGCGAGCAGTGGCTGAAGGAGCAGGGCGTGCTGGGGTCCTTCATCCACCGAGAGCAGTACAGCCTGGACCTGATACCCTTCGATGGAGACCTGCTCTCCATGGAGTCTGAGAGCGCATTCAAG GAATGTTACCTGGAGAGCGACCAGACAAGTCTGTACCACGCGGCAAAGGGGCTGATGACACTGCAGGCTCTCTACGGAACCATCCCGCAGATTTTTGGGAAGGGCGAGTGTGCCCGG CACGTGGCTAATATGATGATCAGGATGAAGCGCGAGTTCCCTGGAAGCCAGAACTCGATATTTCCTGTCTTTGATACCCTCTTGTTGCTGGACCGCAACGTTGATCTGCTGACGCCATTAGCTACGCAGCTGACGTACGAAGGGCTGATAGATGAAATCTATGGAATTCAGAACA CTTATGTGAAACTCCCGCCTGAGAAGTTTGCCCCGAAGAAGCAGGGTGAGGGTGGGAAAGATCTCCCTACAGAACCCAAGAAGCTCCAGCTGAACTCTGCTGAAGAGCTGTATGCTGAAATCCGAGACAAGAACTTCAATGCTGTGGGGTCAGTGCTGAGCAAGAAAGCCAAGATCATCTCAGCAGCCTTTGAG GAAAGACACCACGCGAAAACCGTTGGAGAGATTAAGCAGTTTGTTTCGCAGCTGCCACACATGCAGGCAGCAAGAAGTTCTCTAGCAAACCACACCTCCATTGCAGAACTCATCAAAGACATCACCA CATCTGAAGATTTCTTTGATAATTTAACAGTGGAACAGGAGTTCATGTCTGGAATAGACACAGACAAG gttaACAATTATATTGAAGACTGCATAGCTCAAAAACATCCATTAATCAAGATCTTACGTCTCGTTTGCTTGCAATCTGTATGCAATAGTGGACTGAAGCAGAAGGTTCTGGACCATTACAAAAGAGAGATTCTCCAG ACTTACGGCTATGAACATATATTGACCTTAAACAACTTAGAAAAGGCTGGACTCCTGAAACCTCAAACAAGTGGTAGGAATAACTACCCAACGATCAGGAAGACCCTGCGCTTATGGATGGATGATGTTAATGAACAG AACCCCAACGACATCTCCTACGTGTACAGTGGCTATGCTCCACTGAGTGTACGCCTGGCACAGCTTCTGGCTCGGCCAGGGTGGCGGAGCATAGAGGAGGTTTTAAAGATGCTGCCGGGTCCCCATTTTGAGGAGAGGCAGCAGTTACCTACTGGCCTTCAGAAAAAGC GTCAACACGGTGAGAACCGAGTCACTCTGGTGTTCTTCCTGGGAGGTGTAACATATGCAGAAATTGCTGCGCTGAGATTTCTGTCCCAAATGGAAGATGGAGGCACAGAGTACGTCATTGCCACTACAAAACTGATCAATGGAACAAGTTGGATCAAATCCTTGATGGAGAAACTGGAGCCTGCCCCTTTCTAG
- the DIABLO gene encoding diablo IAP-binding mitochondrial protein, translating to MAAGSRWLRSCCSLLRQSFPVLASIRRRCLSGVNGRWHQVVGVGLGAALCAVPVVEKQNSVSLSNDALIKRAVSLVTDSTSTLLSQTTYALIEALTEYTKAVYTLVSLYKQYANLLGKMNSEEVDAVWQVVIGARVDMTTKQQEYLRLESSWMTALRLSEMAAEAAYQSGADQASVTARSHIQLVKSQVQEVRQLSQKAETKLAEAQTEELIKAQGEESSLPQGILGNTEPGEDPYLRED from the exons ATGGCCGCGGGCAGCCGGTGGCTccggagctgctgctccctcctcag ACAAAGCTTCCCTGTTCTGGCCAGTATCAGGAGACGCTGCCTCTCAGGCGTGAACGGACGATGGCACCAAGTGGTgggcgtggggctgggagcggcCTTGTGTGCAGTCCCAGTCGTGGAG aaacaaaactcGGTTTCTCTCAGTAACGATGCCTTGATTAAAAGAGCGGTTTCCTTGGTAACAGACAGTACTTCAACACTCCTCTCTCAAACAACATACGCATTGATTGAAGCATTGACAGAGTATACAAAG GCAGTTTATACACTGGTGTCTCTCTACAAGCAATACGCAAATCTTCTTGGGAAAATGAATTCAGAAGAGGTGGATGCAGTCTGGCAGGTGGTAATAGGAGCCAGAGTTGAT ATGACAACAAAACAACAGGAATACCTAAGGTTGGAATCCAGCTGGATGACGGCGTTACGTCTTTCAGAGATGGCAGCAGAAGCTGCATATCAGTCAG GTGCAGACCAAGCCTCAGTGACAGCCCGCAGCCACATTCAGCTGGTGAAATCACAGGTGCAAGAAGTGCGACAGCTATCCCAGAAAGCAGAGACCAAGTTAGCTGAAGCTCAAACAGAAGAGCTCATAAAGGCTCAAGGAGAGGAATCTTCATTGCCACAGGGTATTTTAGGAAATACAGAGCCAGGCGAGGACCCTTACCTTCGGGAGGACTGA
- the LOC132318847 gene encoding uncharacterized LOC128125816 homolog, which translates to MPDSFAVHFLKVLKELLAFVLFSYTVLLGALLLAGWTTYFLVLK; encoded by the coding sequence ATGCCGGACTCCTTCGCCGTCCACTTCCTCAAGgtgctgaaggagctgctggcctTCGTCCTGTTCAGTTACACCGTGCTGCTCGGGGCGCTGCTGCTCGCCGGCTGGACGACGTACTTCTTGGTGCTTAAATGA
- the VPS33A gene encoding vacuolar protein sorting-associated protein 33A isoform X2 gives MAAHLSSGRVNLTALREAGRRELREFLDKCAGSKAIVWDEYLTGPFGLIAQYSLLKEHEVEKMFTLKPGRLPQADVKNVIFFVRPKLELMDIVTDNVLREDRGRSPQRDFHILFVPRRSLLCEQWLKEQGVLGSFIHREQYSLDLIPFDGDLLSMESESAFKECYLESDQTSLYHAAKGLMTLQALYGTIPQIFGKGECARHVANMMIRMKREFPGSQNSIFPVFDTLLLLDRNVDLLTPLATQLTYEGLIDEIYGIQNTSEDFFDNLTVEQEFMSGIDTDKVNNYIEDCIAQKHPLIKILRLVCLQSVCNSGLKQKVLDHYKREILQTYGYEHILTLNNLEKAGLLKPQTSGRNNYPTIRKTLRLWMDDVNEQNPNDISYVYSGYAPLSVRLAQLLARPGWRSIEEVLKMLPGPHFEERQQLPTGLQKKRQHGENRVTLVFFLGGVTYAEIAALRFLSQMEDGGTEYVIATTKLINGTSWIKSLMEKLEPAPF, from the exons aTGGCGGCGCACCTGAGCTCGGGGCGCGTCAACCTGACGGCGCTGCGCGAGGCCGGGCGGAGGGAGCTCCGCGAGTTCCTCGACAAGTGCGCGGGCTCCAAG GCGATCGTCTGGGACGAGTACCTGACCGGGCCCTTCGGGCTGATCGCCCAGTACTCGCTGCTGAAG GAACACGAGGTGGAGAAGATGTTCACGCTGAAGCCGGGCCGCCTGCCGCAGGCCGACGTCAAGAACGTCATCTTCTTCGTTAGGCCCAAGTTGGAGCTGATGGACATCGTCACGGACAACGTGCTCAG GGAAGACAGAGGCCGCTCTCCCCAGAGGGATTTCCACATCCTCTTTGTGCCGCGCCGCAGCCTGCTCTGCGAGCAGTGGCTGAAGGAGCAGGGCGTGCTGGGGTCCTTCATCCACCGAGAGCAGTACAGCCTGGACCTGATACCCTTCGATGGAGACCTGCTCTCCATGGAGTCTGAGAGCGCATTCAAG GAATGTTACCTGGAGAGCGACCAGACAAGTCTGTACCACGCGGCAAAGGGGCTGATGACACTGCAGGCTCTCTACGGAACCATCCCGCAGATTTTTGGGAAGGGCGAGTGTGCCCGG CACGTGGCTAATATGATGATCAGGATGAAGCGCGAGTTCCCTGGAAGCCAGAACTCGATATTTCCTGTCTTTGATACCCTCTTGTTGCTGGACCGCAACGTTGATCTGCTGACGCCATTAGCTACGCAGCTGACGTACGAAGGGCTGATAGATGAAATCTATGGAATTCAGAACA CATCTGAAGATTTCTTTGATAATTTAACAGTGGAACAGGAGTTCATGTCTGGAATAGACACAGACAAG gttaACAATTATATTGAAGACTGCATAGCTCAAAAACATCCATTAATCAAGATCTTACGTCTCGTTTGCTTGCAATCTGTATGCAATAGTGGACTGAAGCAGAAGGTTCTGGACCATTACAAAAGAGAGATTCTCCAG ACTTACGGCTATGAACATATATTGACCTTAAACAACTTAGAAAAGGCTGGACTCCTGAAACCTCAAACAAGTGGTAGGAATAACTACCCAACGATCAGGAAGACCCTGCGCTTATGGATGGATGATGTTAATGAACAG AACCCCAACGACATCTCCTACGTGTACAGTGGCTATGCTCCACTGAGTGTACGCCTGGCACAGCTTCTGGCTCGGCCAGGGTGGCGGAGCATAGAGGAGGTTTTAAAGATGCTGCCGGGTCCCCATTTTGAGGAGAGGCAGCAGTTACCTACTGGCCTTCAGAAAAAGC GTCAACACGGTGAGAACCGAGTCACTCTGGTGTTCTTCCTGGGAGGTGTAACATATGCAGAAATTGCTGCGCTGAGATTTCTGTCCCAAATGGAAGATGGAGGCACAGAGTACGTCATTGCCACTACAAAACTGATCAATGGAACAAGTTGGATCAAATCCTTGATGGAGAAACTGGAGCCTGCCCCTTTCTAG